The Macadamia integrifolia cultivar HAES 741 unplaced genomic scaffold, SCU_Mint_v3 scaffold2286, whole genome shotgun sequence genomic sequence caactcagaatttaaaacaaagtttgcttatgcaactctcttcttgtgtttgatcaagaatctcttgtgtttgctcaagaaatcccttgtgtttgatcaaggtaggttggtgtttgatccagtcgatccaccttgcggtgtgaagcccgggtgttatattattgtttattgttccatctttttcatctttcaacaagttttagcaatatcctattctccatatctagaattccctattctctgagaaaagatcctaccctggtactgttttgagcttcctcaatttcagtattacatcaattggtatcagagcatggcagagAATGAGTCACAGTGGCCGCCGCCTCCACCTGATCCAATGGCAAAAGTCattgaaatgtttcaacaacTCTCTGCTGATCAAAAAACTATTAGTGAGAGGTTACTGCGACTTGAGAACCAAAGTGTTACTCCAATACAAGGCAGCAATGTACCATTCGAGAGGGAGGACAGGTATCAACTACAATCTGCTGTGCATCGTCAACATAGGAGAAGTGCTAAAAGGGCACAACAAAGAACCCCTACAGCACCACCTACCTTTGAGGAGCATGTAAGATCTTATTTCAATGGTGATCTTGAAGCACCCCGTCGACGTACTGATGATTCACAAAAAGTCAAgcttgaattaaaggagttcaaCGGAAAGCATGATCCACAGgtattttatgattggttggctGCTTTagatgactattttgattggTATGAGTTGTCTGAGTCACGTAAGATGAGACTAGCACGTACTAAGCTAGTTGGCTCAGCCCGCGAATGgtggagaactgaagaaagggATCTAGAAGATCGTGGTAGAGCTCCCattacttgggaagagatgaaagaagatCTTAGTGCCAAATACTTACTACGACACTTTAGATCACAACTGCAGGACAAGCTGAATACTCTTCGTCAAGGGAGTATGTCCGTTGCAGAGTATATGGAGCAGTTTGATTCACTCTATTCACGCACTGGCATCAGGGAGAATGAATTACAGGTACTTTCCCGCTTTCGTTTGGGTTTGAGATCTGATATAAATCGTGCTATTGGCGTAGTAGATGTATCCAATGTCAGGGAATGCTTCGAGAAGGCAGTACATGCAGAGGAGTTACTAGCTCCTACGGGTAGAAGGTTTGGATATCAAGCTAGAGAGATCACAAAAAATTTTTCAGCAAAAAATCCTACTTCTTATCCTCCACGTACCACACCTTCTCCACGTGCTGATCACAAGGGGAAAGCACCTATGCCTAGCACTGCCACAGTGCAATGCTTTCATTGTCAGGAGAGGGGACATTATGCCAAAAATTGTCCTACACGTCACAAAGTAGCAGTGATGGTTGACGCTGACGATACTCCTGATGAAGATAATTCCCATATCTTTCCAATCccattggaagaagaagacgaaaatgTTGATTATTATGATGGGGCTGAAGCAAATGAAGATGACTCCTATGGAATTCATGTGGTTTctcgcatattggtggctgaaaccaaaggcgAGGATTGGCGACGTACATGCATATTTTACAGCCGCATGCGTTCAGCTGATCGCACTGTACAGGTGATAGTTGACAGTGGCAGCTGCGttaatgttgtctctgagttgtttgtgaagaaagcaCATTTGAAGGTAGAGAAACACCCGCAGCCTTACAAAGTATCCCTACTGAATGGCAACACTTTGGAGGTCAATCAGCGATGTTTTGTTCCATTACAACTTTCTCGATATGAAGAAAAGGTATGTGATGTAATGATGTTCTCACTGGCGGAAAGAAGAATCAGTGCATATTTACCTTTAAAGGGCAGCGCACTATACTTGAGCCAATCAATGTACCAGAGGAGATGCGTAAGAGACAGACATTGAGGACTAACCAGAAAGCCACCACCGATACCAACAAGATGCTAGTCCTTCCACAGAAGAAGATCTTAGCTGTTCCACAAAAGCAGTTTGAGCGAACCAGCCATGATACAGGCATGATATTAGCCCTGGTTACTAGAGAGGTCACTCCACCACCAACAGTTCAGCTCACACGGCCTATTAGAGAGCTTCTAACAGACTTTTCTGATTTAGTACCTGACGAGCTACCTAATAAGCTCCCTCCCATGCGCGATATTCAGCATgctattgacttggtacctggttcTGTGCTTCCCAACCTTCCAGCTTACCGTCTCAGTCCTACAGAACACACTGAGCTCAAAAGGCAAGTTGATGAACTACTAAAGAAGGGGTTTATCATTGAGAGCCTTAGTCCTTGTGCTGTACCAGCATTACTTACTCCAAAAAAGGATGGCTCATGGCGTATGTGTGTCGACAGCAGAGCAATCAACAAAATAACGGTTAAGTATAGGTTTCCCATACCACGACTTGATGATATGCTAGACATGTTGTCCGGTGCAAAggtcttttcaaaattggaccttcgaagcggctaccatcaaattcgtATTCGGCCAGGAGACGAATGGAAGACCGCCTTCAAAACCAAGGATGGACTGTTCGAGTGGAAggtcatgccttttggtctgACGAATGCACCTAGTACATTCATGCGAGTTATGACACAGGTACTTCGTCCATTTATTGGTCGATTTTTGGTTGTATACTTTGATGATATCTTAGTTTACAGCAAGCATCCAGATGATCACATCGACCATTTGAAGCAAGTCTTGAGGGTGCTCCGTATGGAGAAGctatacattaatctcaagaagtgttcctttatgctgcccaaggttgtattccttggttttattgtcTCCTCCaagggggttgaagctgatcctgagaagatcaagagcatcaccaACTGGCCTACCCCGAAGACAATCACtgaagtccgtagcttccacGGTCTAGCCTCATTTTACAGGAGATTCATTCGAAATTTTAGTGCAGTCATGGCACCTATTACCGAATGTATGAATCAGAGTAAAGGCAAGTTTGAGTGGACAACAACGG encodes the following:
- the LOC122066193 gene encoding uncharacterized protein LOC122066193, with translation MDVVFHESASYCTTTPLQKESPSIVKDVPPSLEIAIPASISFQGESDSPTSPTAPRPEIRVYSCREQTQTTTHPASTLPCQSSPLKPNLVPLNTGSPDDRRSTTGYCTFVGNLITLRSKKQTVVAHLSAEAEFRAMAHSICELLWLHGLLIDLVVPTAPMKLFYDSKFVISIAHNPSMAENESQWPPPPPDPMAKVIEMFQQLSADQKTISERLLRLENQSVTPIQGSNVPFEREDRYQLQSAVHRQHRRSAKRAQQRTPTAPPTFEEHVRSYFNGDLEAPRRRTDDSQKVKLELKEFNGKHDPQVFYDWLAALDDYFDWYELSESRKMRLARTKLVGSAREWWRTEERDLEDRGRAPITWEEMKEDLSAKYLLRHFRSQLQDKLNTLRQGSMSVAEYMEQFDSLYSRTGIRENELQVLSRFRLGLRSDINRAIGVVDVSNVRECFEKAVHAEELLAPTGRRFGYQAREITKNFSAKNPTSYPPRTTPSPRADHKGKAPMPSTATVQCFHCQERGHYAKNCPTRHKVAVMVDADDTPDEDNSHIFPIPLEEEDENVDYYDGAEANEDDSYGIHVVSRILVAETKGEDWRRTCIFYSRMRSADRTVQVIVDSGSCVNVVSELFVKKAHLKVEKHPQPYKVSLLNGNTLEVNQRCFVPLQLSRYEEKRTILEPINVPEEMRKRQTLRTNQKATTDTNKMLVLPQKKILAVPQKQFERTSHDTGMILALVTREVTPPPTVQLTRPIRELLTDFSDLVPDELPNKLPPMRDIQHAIDLVPGSVLPNLPAYRLSPTEHTELKRQVDELLKKGFIIESLSPCAVPALLTPKKDGSWRMCVDSRAINKITVKYRFPIPRLDDMLDMLSGAKVFSKLDLRSGYHQIRIRPGDEWKTAFKTKDGLFEWKVMPFGLTNAPSTFMRVMTQVLRPFIGRFLVVYFDDILVYSKHPDDHIDHLKQVLRVLRMEKLYINLKKCSFMLPKVVFLGFIVSSKGVEADPEKIKSITNWPTPKTITEVRSFHGLASFYRRFIRNFSAVMAPITECMNQSKGKFEWTTTATKALHLIKKKMTEAPVLRLPDFNRVFEVATDASHIGLGGVLIQEGHPIAFYSEKLNDAKRRYSTYDLELYAVIQVLRHWRHYLIGKEFILYTDHEALKHLHSQKSISQKHAKWVAYLQEFVFAMKYKAGKENTVADALSRKVLTINTFSAHAVSIDQIRDEYASDKDFRVLYAELQQDSSLRHHIIKELHGGGLGGHFGKDKTIIQVTDRYYWPHIAKDVDHVIKRCRVCQLAKGTKQNTGLYSPLPVPHAPWLDISMDFVLGLPPTRERYDSIMVVVDRFSKMAHFLPCRKTFDAYHIAKLFFKEVVRLHGLPSTIVSDRDVKFMSYFWKTLWLKTNTKLQFSTAFHPQTDGQTEVVNRSLGNLLRCLVRDYEKTWPAILDIAEFAYNSSVNRTTGRTPFEILLGIQPQRPIDLVPLPPQARISLEADEFLRHITEVHANVRRRIALSNDVYKTTADRHRRYVEFKPGDMVMVRINPERFQPGVNTKLHPKKMGPYKVLKRIGPNAYVLELPEEMTISDVFNVADLHLYVGHHSDDGDLEQMLRLPQLTPPLEDVIEEVLDDTYKTTRHGTGYHTFLVKWKGRPRTDCTWIHADDFKRLDPDLYERYMSFTHSSETNVFKSGGADADLKTYIRRKKAKDLYP